A single Aquificaceae bacterium DNA region contains:
- a CDS encoding glycosyltransferase, translating to MKLVDITPYFHSRSGGIRRYLLEKSKYMQKKGIEHVLIIPGKERRTYHINSTKVYELPSFPLPLTGGYRFFSSFAEIREILKIEEPHVVELGGTYQPINHLKSDNYLLSVFYHSDIRTDLSLLPAPEKLKKVLLEHIIRKKLSKADLIITPSRMQEEFLRTYGLENIITVNLGVDTEVFNPSKRDPYFEKALGIDSGRFKLIYAGRLSPEKNIDLLLEVFQHLDPTLFHLVVVGDGPLRKRVERLSQKLPNLTYLGYLQREEDLAKVYASCDIFVSTSTGETYGLAFLEAQACGCLLVAYDMGLETQPFKEFLVKELTLEAFYHAIVRACNEVSLVNKEKVSSFVLSNFSWNATFEKLLDVYQGVLV from the coding sequence ATGAAACTTGTTGACATAACCCCATACTTTCATAGCAGAAGCGGAGGCATAAGGAGATACCTTCTTGAAAAAAGCAAGTATATGCAGAAAAAGGGTATAGAGCATGTGCTTATAATACCTGGAAAGGAAAGAAGAACATATCATATTAACTCCACAAAGGTATACGAGCTTCCCTCCTTTCCTCTGCCTTTAACAGGTGGTTATAGGTTCTTCTCCTCCTTTGCGGAGATAAGGGAAATACTGAAAATAGAAGAGCCCCACGTGGTAGAGCTGGGTGGCACCTATCAACCCATAAATCATTTAAAGTCTGACAACTATTTACTGAGCGTCTTTTACCATTCTGACATAAGGACGGACCTCTCGCTTTTGCCCGCTCCAGAAAAGCTCAAAAAGGTCCTTTTGGAACACATCATAAGAAAAAAGCTCTCAAAGGCAGACCTTATAATAACCCCATCAAGGATGCAAGAGGAGTTTTTAAGGACTTATGGTCTTGAAAACATAATCACTGTAAACCTCGGAGTGGATACGGAGGTCTTTAACCCCTCTAAAAGAGACCCATACTTTGAAAAAGCCCTTGGCATAGACTCTGGTAGATTTAAACTGATATACGCTGGTAGGCTCTCGCCAGAGAAAAACATAGACCTTCTCTTAGAAGTCTTTCAACACCTTGACCCTACCCTTTTCCATCTTGTAGTGGTAGGAGACGGTCCTCTAAGGAAAAGAGTAGAAAGGCTCTCTCAGAAACTTCCTAACCTCACCTATCTTGGATACCTCCAAAGAGAAGAGGATTTGGCAAAGGTTTATGCAAGCTGTGATATCTTTGTGAGCACCTCTACAGGAGAGACCTACGGGCTTGCCTTTCTTGAAGCTCAGGCTTGTGGTTGTCTGCTGGTTGCCTATGATATGGGTCTTGAAACACAACCTTTTAAGGAGTTTTTGGTAAAAGAGCTCACTTTGGAAGCCTTCTACCATGCCATAGTCCGTGCCTGCAACGAGGTGAGTCTGGTTAACAAAGAAAAGGTCAGCTCCTTTGTGCTTAGTAATTTCTCTTGGAATGCTACTTTTGAAAAACTTCTTGATGTTTACCAAGGAGTTCTTGTTTAA